Within the Candidatus Saccharibacteria bacterium oral taxon 488 genome, the region AAGATGCAGTGGTGTGGCGGCTACTACACGAGATGCTGGAGCAGCGGATGACGCGGGGTGAGACGACAGTGGTTGATGCAACACACACGACGCCAAATTATTTCAAGACGTACGGCGAGCTGTGCCGGAAATATCGCTACCGGCTGGTGGTAATTGATTTTGCTGATGTGCCGCTGGCGGTATGTCAGCAGCGTAATCGAGAGCGGCCGAGCTATAAGGTGGTGCCGAGTAGCGTACTTGAGCGTATGCATCGGCGGCTGCAGCAGAGTTCACTGCCGAAGTGGGTGACGGTGGTGCGGACAGCCGAGGAGGTGAATCAACTGCTTACTAATCAGCCGGAGAATGTTGATAGGTATCGGGCGATTCATCATATTGGCGATGTGCAGGGGTGTTTTACGCCGCTCAAGGAATATTTCGAGCGGTATCCGCTTCGGGATGATGAACTGTATATTTTTGTCGGCGACCTATTAGATCGCGGCACGGAGAATGATGCGGTGATACGATTTATTTGTGACGAGTTGCTTGACCGACCAAACGTGCGGTTCGTCGAGGGTAATCACGAGCTGTATCTCTGGCAGTGGGCGACTGATCAGCCGGTTGCGGCGCGGGTATTTAGCGAACAAACGCAGCCACAGCTGGAGGCAGCGGGCATCGATAAGCGTAACGTAGTGCGGCTAATGCGGCGGATGGATCAATATATTTTGTATCAGTTTCGAGGTCAAACGGTCTTGGTGACGCATGGCGGGCTCAGTACGCTGCCGGAGCGGTTACCATTGGTGGCGACCAGCCAGCTGATCCATGGCGTGGGGGCGTATGATGAGGTTGGGGCGGTGGATGATGCATTTATGGCGCAGACTGATGACGCGACGTTTCAGATTCACGGACATCGCAACAGGCAAAATTACCCCACGCGCTACAACGAACGGTGCTACAATTTGGAGGGAAAGGTTGAGTTTGGTGGCGAGCTGCGAACAGTGCGGCTGGACGAGAATGGCATGACACCGATCGCTATTCGAAACCAACAGGCAACAGCGCGGCTATATCCAGAAAACGCAGCGTTCCTGAGCCAGCTGCGGCAGAATCGCTACATTCATGAATCAATTCTGCCGGGTGATATTAGCTCGTTTAATTTCAAGCCCGAGGCATTTTATCGCCAGGCATGGACGACGCAAACGATGCGGGCGCGCGGACTGTTTCTCAATACGCTGACAAACGAAATCGTGATTCGGGCCTATGATAAGTTTTTTAACATCGGCGAGCGGCGCGATACTGAACTAGCGGCGCTGGAGCAGACGATGACTTTTCCGGCGCGGGCGTGGGTGAAGGAGAATGGATTTTTAGGATTAGTCGGGTATGATTCGGCAGCGGGTGGGCTGGTGATGGCGTCAAAGTCGACGACCGAGGGTGACTATGCGGCGGCCTTTCGGCGAGAGTTTTTGGAGCAATTTCGAGCCAAGCTACCGTCCATCACTGATTATCTGCGCCGGTATAATGCGTGCCTATTGTTTGAGGTCGTGTTGCCGCGATTTGATCCGCATATTATCGCGTATGAGTCGGATCAGCTGGTGCTGCTCGATATCGTTAAGCGGCAGGTTGCATACGAGGCGGTCGACCGGCAGGAGCGGGAGCGATTTGCGCGCGAGATCGGGGCGAACAGCAAGCGTCTGGCGGCGGAGTTTTCGTCGTGGAGGGAGTTTGCGGCGTGGCTTGATCAGCTTCACGGCATGGGGTATCGGTGGCAGGGTGAGCGGGTTGAGGGATTTGTGCTCGAAGATGCTCGTGGCTATCAGGTTAAGGTCAAGCTTGATTATTATAGCTTTTGGCGGCAGATGCGAACAGCACTGGCGGCGCTGCAGGCTGGTCGGCAGCCATCAACGAGGCCCGACTGTCCTGATCCGGCGCTGGCAGCCCGGGTGATTGAATATATGCGGCAGCTGCCCGCCGAGGAATTAGCGCGGCTGGACATCATCGCGCTGCGGCGACGGTTTGAGCAGGCGAGTGGCTAGTTTCTTGTTGCGCGCGGGGGCGGTCTGGTACAATTTTGACATAAGCATAACGGAGGGGGCGCTTATGTGGAAACTTATTATTAGTGTTATTGGGGCTACGTTGGCGGTGTGCATCGCGGTGTCGGCGACGGCTGAAGCGGCTTCTGAGTATGATGATATTATTGATAAAGTCTCAACAAAAACACTAATTCATCATATTGATAATTATCATGGCAAGACCTGTGGAAGTCCCAATGATGATTATGCAAAAAAGTGGTTATTTTCCTTTAAGCAAAAGAGATATTATTCAGGCGACCCCAAAGACCACCAGGCGGCGGTAGAAAGTTTAGAGCGTGCTATGTCGTCACCAAAGGGTGCGTACGCGGTTGTTTATGAGCAGAACAATAAACATAACGACACGTCAAACCCGTATTTCATAAAAGTTTTTTGGACAGAGGACGGTAGGAATGATTATACGTATCGTTTTTATAAAAATCATCAAATAAGCGGGATTTATCTCACGAGGAAGGAGGGTAGTCAGTCGAGACTTTATGTGGCTACCGTTGCCAGCCCTAAGTTGATTTTAGGAGGTGGTAATGGTAGTAATTGTGACCCTGAATACTTGTGGGGATATAAACATTCGCAGGCTTTTATATCTGATATGAATATATCTGTAGGATCAAATAAAAAACTCTTTACGTCTACGTTTTCTGTTGACTATCCAAGTGGCTACGCAGGCCCCAAGTTTCCGGACAATCGCTCAGCGATCGGATGGTGGCCAGACTCGTCTCAATATGATGATTTTACAGACAAAATAACAGTAAAAAAATTAATAAATTACATAAATTATCACAAGAAATTTTGTGCACCATCAGACTATTCTAACAGTTGGTTTACAGCGTTTAAGTATCCCAATATTCCTGACAATCATAAGTATCATAAAAGTTATATGGCAAGTCTTGAACGGGCGATGGCGACGGGAGCGTATGCTGTTGCTTATGAACAAACGACGGTTAATGGTAAAACAGTAAACCCCTATTTCATAACGGTATTTTGGTCAGAAAATAGAGATGACTTTCATATTAAGTTTTACGGTGATGCTCCGTACAGAGTTGCTACCATTACACATAAGTGGGGCAGCAGTGCAAAGTTGTACGGTATGATCGCAGGTAGCACTGGACCGCTCTGGGGACGTGGCGGTTGTGAAGTTGAGTTTTTGCAGGGAAATTATCTAAACGGCTATATACCTACTGCTCGGTTTAACGAGTCGTATATACCGTTGAGCGGTGGCAATAATATGAAAATCTTCACCTCAACCTTCGACGTCGAGTATCCAGACGGCTATAAGGGTAAACCGATTCCTGGCGATCGACGCAATATCAAGTATCTCGCTCTTGGCGATTCCTTCTCCAGCGGTGAAGGCGATACTGATAAAAATCCGGCGACCGACCGGAAGTATTATCGCCAGTGGACGGATGTGAATGAAGATAAGGCGAAG harbors:
- a CDS encoding phosphatase; its protein translation is MRLLLVTRGIPGSGKSTFLAEQGLDNYTLSPDAIRLMLASPQLTLDGQTTMPSRQDAVVWRLLHEMLEQRMTRGETTVVDATHTTPNYFKTYGELCRKYRYRLVVIDFADVPLAVCQQRNRERPSYKVVPSSVLERMHRRLQQSSLPKWVTVVRTAEEVNQLLTNQPENVDRYRAIHHIGDVQGCFTPLKEYFERYPLRDDELYIFVGDLLDRGTENDAVIRFICDELLDRPNVRFVEGNHELYLWQWATDQPVAARVFSEQTQPQLEAAGIDKRNVVRLMRRMDQYILYQFRGQTVLVTHGGLSTLPERLPLVATSQLIHGVGAYDEVGAVDDAFMAQTDDATFQIHGHRNRQNYPTRYNERCYNLEGKVEFGGELRTVRLDENGMTPIAIRNQQATARLYPENAAFLSQLRQNRYIHESILPGDISSFNFKPEAFYRQAWTTQTMRARGLFLNTLTNEIVIRAYDKFFNIGERRDTELAALEQTMTFPARAWVKENGFLGLVGYDSAAGGLVMASKSTTEGDYAAAFRREFLEQFRAKLPSITDYLRRYNACLLFEVVLPRFDPHIIAYESDQLVLLDIVKRQVAYEAVDRQERERFAREIGANSKRLAAEFSSWREFAAWLDQLHGMGYRWQGERVEGFVLEDARGYQVKVKLDYYSFWRQMRTALAALQAGRQPSTRPDCPDPALAARVIEYMRQLPAEELARLDIIALRRRFEQASG